A window from Oncorhynchus mykiss isolate Arlee chromosome 9, USDA_OmykA_1.1, whole genome shotgun sequence encodes these proteins:
- the LOC110532526 gene encoding tubulin alpha-8 chain gives MRECISIHVGQAGVQTGNACWELFCLEHGVGPDGVFNEEDQGPNSRTDPFNTFFHTGSSGRHVPRAIFVDLEPTVVDEVRTGMYRQLYHPEQLISGKEDAANNYARGHYTVGKEIIDGVLERIRKMTDQCTGLQGFLIFHSFGGGTGSGFTSLLMERLSVDYGKKSKLEFAIYPAPQVSTAVVEPYNSILTTHTTLDHSDCAFMVDNEAIYDICRRNLDVERPSYTNLNRLIGQIVSSITASLRFDGALNVDLTEFQTNLVPFPRIHFPLVTYAPIISAEKAYHEQLTVSEITTACFEPSNQMVKCDPRHGMYMACCMLYRGDVVPKDVNAAIQNIKTKRSIQFVEWCPTGFKVGINYQPPTAVPGGDLAKVQRAVCMLSNTTAIAEAWARLDHKFDLMYAKRAFVHWYVGEGMEEGEFSEAREDLACLEKDYEELGRTSTESDDDEAGEEY, from the exons ATG AGAGAGTGTATCTCCATCCACGTGGGCCAGGCAGGCGTTCAGACGGGCAATGCATGCTGGGAACTCTTCTGCTTGGAACACGGTGTGGGGCCTGATGGAGTGTTCAATGAAGAGGATCAGGGGCCTAATTCCCGGACTGACCCCTTCAACACTTTTTTCCACACCGGAAGTTCTGGCCGCCATGTTCCCAGGGCCATATTTGTGGACCTGGAGCCAACGGTGGTTG ATGAGGTCAGGACTGGGATGTACAGGCAGCTCTACCATCCTGAGCAGCTCATCTCTGGAAAGGAGGATGCAGCCAATAACTACGCCCGTGGACACTACACCGTGGGGAAGGAGATCATTGACGGGGTCCTGGAGCGTATCCGTAAAATG ACTGACCAGTGCACAGGACTGCAAGGATTCCTCATCTTCCACAGCTTCGGAGGAGGCACCGGCTCTGGTTTCACCTCTCTGCTGATGGAGCGCCTGTCTGTTGACTACGGCAAGAAGTCAAAGCTGGAGTTTGCGATCTACCCAGCTCCCCAAGTGTCCACAGCTGTGGTGGAGCCATATAATTCCATTCTGACCACCCACACCACCCTGGATCACTCCGACTGTGCCTTCATGGTGGACAATGAGGCCATCTATGACATCTGTCGCCGCAACCTGGACGTTGAGCGTCCATCCTACACCAATCTCAACAGATTGATCGGTCAGATTGTTTCCTCCATCACTGCATCCCTACGATTTGATGGTGCGTTGAATGTTGACCTCACAGAGTTCCAGACCAATTTAGTCCCATTCCCCCGCATCCATTTCCCCCTGGTCACCTACGCGCCCATCATTTCCGCTGAGAAGGCTTACCATGAGCAGCTGACCGTCTCTGAGATCACCACTGCCTGTTTCGAGCCATCCAATCAGATGGTCAAGTGTGACCCTCGCCATGGCATGTACATGGCCTGCTGTATGCTGTACCGTGGAGATGTGGTGCCCAAAGATGTGAATGCTGCCATTCAAAATATCAAGACCAAACGTTCCATCCAGTTTGTGGAATGGTGCCCCACCGGTTTCAAG GTTGGGATCAACTATCAGCCCCCAACTGCTGTACCTGGAGGTGATCTAGCCAAAGTCCAGAGGGCTGTGTGCATGCTGAGCAACACCACTGCCATTGCTGAAGCCTGGGCCCGTTTGGACCACAAGTTTGACCTCATGTATGCCAAACGTGCCTTTGTGCACTGGTATGTAGGTGAGGGCATGGAGGAGGGAGAGTTCTCCGAGGCCAGAGAAGACCTGGCTTGTCTGGAGAAGGATTATGAAGAGCTGGGCAGAACAAGCACAGAATCTGATGATGATGAAGCAGGCGAGGAATATTGA